A section of the Oryza sativa Japonica Group chromosome 1, ASM3414082v1 genome encodes:
- the LOC4325308 gene encoding dof zinc finger protein 5, with translation MLSHVEMAPAAGGFKLFGKVIMQCGVSEGTQDKAQGFVVAREKVEPEEEEEEEQRVPAAATSGQRASIKREAADRDEEQRQGGGDAAGQPTQRRLQDSAEARAAAAAPLPCPRCRSRDTKFCYFNNYNVNQPRHFCKACHRYWTAGGALRNVPVGAGRRKNRPLGPLAVAHHNHHHRAAAGFVLGFPNPSSPTSPSPVYTDRWPVTPDRPF, from the coding sequence ATGCTGTCCCACGTCGAGATGgccccggcggccggcgggttcAAGCTGTTCGGCAAGGTCATCATGCAGTGCGGCGTTTCCGAGGGGACACAGGACAAGGCGCAGGGCTTCGTCGTGGCCCGGGAGAAGGTTgaaccggaggaggaggaggaggaggagcagcgtgTCCCGGCTGCTGCTACGTCGGGGCAGCGCGCGTCGATCAAGCGGGAGGCCGCGGACCGCGACGAGGAGCAACGGCAAGGGGGCGGGGACGCGGCGGGGCAGCCGACGCAGCGGCGGTTGCAGGACTCGGCCGAGGCGcgtgcggccgccgcggcgccgctgccgtGCCCGCGGTGCCGGAGCCGTGACACCAAGTTCTGCTACTTCAACAACTACAACGTCAACCAGCCGCGCCACTTCTGCAAGGCCTGCCACCGCTACtggacggccggcggcgcgctccgCAACGTCcccgtcggcgccggccgccgcaagAACCGTCCCCTGGGCCCCCTCGCGGTCGCCCACCataaccaccaccaccgcgcggCCGCCGGCTTCGTCCTCGGCTTCCCCAACCCGTCCTCCCCAACCTCCCCGTCGCCGGTCTACACCGACCGGTGGCCGGTCACCCCGGACCGCCCGTTTTGA